A region from the Arachis ipaensis cultivar K30076 chromosome B01, Araip1.1, whole genome shotgun sequence genome encodes:
- the LOC107625681 gene encoding uncharacterized protein LOC107625681, whose translation MTQRLYLFVENINLERDHVGKSAIMRRMLTITEANFIKNGTVDLEDGGHVTAKWPLRDGLLVDCPLPYMQGVCSVRHSFFFAGGGDLNIIDPELCLNWDDHYPSRMWCLKYEGSNWSWKFCGSMFCRRDRPLVVPYDGKLYIFGGTGSANCWVDIYSLKSGLWETREVPESALLPYWRDPYSYFLWEDSTKPHKKTHIVLYSCGDKHQGLMSYDVKANNWEYLDWNFPPVPESCPRKLVRLGCSHYLLIVDFAPMWHIYDLSKMNVVATVGVDGLDKTAEVTYIFCCHNTSDESLIYMFMQPGNVFEGEPPTSYDSGFVSYARVKLQLKTFSAKIESKGNLNLGDYVNLYMFAVGDEDQ comes from the exons ATGACGCAGCGCTTATACCTGTTTGTGGAAAATATAAATCTTGAAAGAGATCATGTTGGGAAATCAGCCATCATGCGCAGGATGTTAACTATAACTGAGGCCAACTTTATTAAGAATGGCACTGTTGATCTTGAAGATGGAGGTCATGTAACTGCCAAATGGCCTCTTAGAGATGGTCTATTGGTCGATTGTCCATTACCATATATGCAAGGAGTTTGTTCTGTCCGTCACAGCTTCTTCTTTGCTGGTGGTGGTGACCTGAATATTATTGACCCAGAATTGTGTTTGAATTGGGATGATCATTACCCCTCAAGGATGTGGTGCCTCAAGTATGAGGGTTCTAATTGGAGTTGGAAGTTTTGTGGAAGCATGTTCTGCCGCCGAGATAGACCCTTAGTAGTCCCCTATGATGGCAAATTGTACATCTTTGGGGGTACTGGAAGTGCAAATTGCTGGGTTGATATTTACAGCCTAAAATCAGGTCTATGGGAAACAAGGGAAGTGCCCGAAAGTGCTCTCTTGCCATATTGGAGGGACCCTTACTCTTACTTTCTGTGGGAGGACAGCACCAAGCCTCACAAGAAGACCCACATTGTATTGTATTCTTGTGGTGATAAACATCAAGGGCTCATGTCATATGACGTCAAGGCTAACAATTGGGAATACCTTGATTGGAATTTTCCGCCAGTTCCTGAATCTTGTCCAAGGAAACTTGTTCGTTTGGGATGCAGTCATTATCTTCTGATTGTTGACTTCGCTCCAATGTGGCATATTTATGATTTATCTAAGATGAATGTTGTGGCAACGGTGGGGGTGGATGGTTTGGACAAGACCGCAGAAGTAACGTATATTTTTTGTTGCCACAACACTAGCGATGAAAGTTTGATTTATATGTTCATGCAACCTGGAAATGTTTTCGAGGGAGAGCCACCTACTAGCTATGATTCTGGGTTTGTTTCTTATGCCAGAGTCAAGCTCCAACTCAAAACTTTTTCTGCCAAGATTGAATCCAAGGGTAATCTTAACCTTGGTGATTATGTAAATCTTTATAT GTTTGCTGTTGGAGATGAAGACCAATAA